AATTTAGTGaagaataaatttcatttttatgggtCATTTCAATCCTAATGAAAATCCCCAAAGATGGCTATACTACCGATATGACTCTACTAACACTTTAGTTGGCTGATATGTTTCCTGCTTTACCTTTGTCCAAGACTTAGGGTCagtgattattttgttctttaattcagAGAGACAAAATTAGGAACATTTACTACTTACATTGCCTTATGTTGCAGCCTGACCTACTTCCATGGAAGAGATATGGGAAGGGTTTGTGACATTCCTTGGAAGTGATTGGAGGTGATTGGTTCTTAGTGGCACACTGAAGTTACCAACCCCACTTTTAGTCTTAAAACCAGAATGCTGGAGCTGCCTGCTCCCCACTCCGTTTTAgtcaacaatttaaaaagttactatAGAAATATTCAAACATACACTAACTTTGAGAGAAGTGTGCAATTAACCCCCATGTATCCTACACTCAGCTTCCATAATTAACAATACTTTTAAGCAGAAAATAGAGTGCCCTGAAAGTTTCAATTCTTGATCTCTGGTCAGCTTTCATCTTTCAAATTTTGGGTTTTGGGGCTTTGAATACTGCAATTGTATTAAAAGAAGGATTTGAGTGTGAGGAATTTAGTGTTTAACAGTCATTTAAGCCCCTCTCTTTTTCAGCTCGCCTCCCTCAGGGAAAGCCACTGGTTGTAGGGTGGTAGGCGGAATTTGGAGGTATTTCTTGTAGCTCTGAGATGTTTTTCATAGAACTGATCACTGTCCAGATTTCCGTGCTGAATACAGGCTTAAAAACGACGTTGGAGAAGGTATGGGTATCTAGCCTGTTCTTACCCTGTCTCAttactattttctaaatatttacagaaagtAAATTTGCAGGGTAGTTTCCTGGTCACACTCTGGAGAGTAGCTCAGTactttctctcccctccacttCGTACATCCTGTGGGGATGATGAGTTGTCAATCTTTTTGAGTTTCTGGTGCTTGGTATTGCTTGGTTCCTAACCTCCTACCTCACCCAGAGCGTTAAGGGCAGCTTGCAAAGCACACTTCCAGTAGGGCCTCCTGGGGAAAGAGAAACTGCTGACTTGCAAAAGGCGGAACGTAGGACCTTAAGTCTTGCTCTCGCTCACTTTATTACCTCGCAAAGCAAGAGTCCGGGGGAAACTTGAGAAGAATATTTCCCTCGCTAGCTGCCTCTACTGAAACCTTGGAGGCTCCTGGGATATAAGAAAGTGAAGGAGAGACTTTAAGCCGCAGCGGAGAGACTGGGAATCCAGCACCGAATGCACTACAGCACTAGGTGTGGGGGCAGCTGTTTCCTTAAGTCGCGAAGGCGTGGTCGTTCACGGTCACGGATCCGCCTCTCACAGCCTCCGCCCCGCGGTTCCTCTCGGAGTTCCGCCGCTCCGGCGGGCACTGTAGGAGGTCATTGGGTCCAAGCGCCCGAGATTCGACGCTCCGCTGTCCAACAGTTGACGAGAGAAGCCCAGTTAAACTCAGCCCCAGTTACAAGCCGTCTTCAGGCAGAGGTTGTGGAGGTTAAGATCGGGGCGGTCTCGGGGCGTTGTCCTAGGAAACGCCATTTAAGGGAAGATGCATTAGTTTCTCGGAGCGTGTTCTCTGCCCCGCTCCGCGTCCGCTGCCAGGGCTTGGGGCTAGATCCCAGCCGGCAAGGAACTGGGAGACCGCGCTTCCTGAACCCGGCCGTTTACCTAGTCTCTGCACCCCTAGGCGGCGCTGCGCTCCTCCGCACCCGGCCTCTCCGCTTTCCCAGACGGCTGCCAAGCCTCCAGTCTAGCAAGGTTGGTCCCCGCGGGCCAGCCCCGGGCAAACCCGGTATTCAGGAAGCGGAACGTCGGCGGTCTCTGCACCTCTAGCCGGCAGCGGCGGCTGGCCGACCCTTGCTTTTTTTTACCACGGCTCGTGCTCTCCGGGAATCCGGAGCATGGTCCCGGGACGCCGCTTGGTGGAGCGAGGATGCTGGCAGGGAGGATGGTTGGCTGGTGGGTGGCGGTTCTATGTTTGTGGGTCTCCTGCGGTTCTGCCGCCGGACAGCTCGAATACTCAGTGTTGGAGGAGACCCAGCGGGGTGTAGCCATAGGCAATGTTACCGCGGACTTGCAGCTGTCAATAGCAGCTCTGTCTTTGCGGAACTTTCGCTTACTTTCCAGCCACAACAAGCCTTACTTCGGGGTGGATCTGGCCAGCGGTAGCTTGATAGTCAGAGAGCCGGCAGACCGCGAATGGCTGTGTGGGGCCAAAGCTGCCTGCGTCTTGACCTATGAGCTGGTGCTGGAGGACCCTCTGGAGCTGCACAAGATGCTCGTTCACGTTCTGGATGCCAACGACAACTCACCTCTCTTCCCTGCCGGCGACGTGCAGCTGCACATCCCTGAGTTCCTGATGCCTGGGGCCCGCTTTACTCTCCCTAATGCCCAAGATGCCGACGAGGGAAGCAACGGGATGCTAAGCTACAGCTTGAACCCCAGTCAGCACTTTCGCCTGGACATGGGCTCGAGGGTCGACGGCAGCCAATACCCGGAGTTGGTATTGGAGAAAGCACTGGATCGGGAGGAGCGCGCCACCCACCGGCTGGTGCTCACTGCTCGGGACGGCGGGCAGCCTGCGCGCTCTGGAGACGCACAAGTCGCCATCATCGTAGTGGACACAAACGACAATGCTCCTGTATTTGAGCGCACAGTGTACCGTACCAAGGTGCCAGAGACGGCACCCAACGGGACTGTGTTATTCCGAGTTCAGGCCTCGGACCCCGATGAAGGCTCCAATGGGGAAATCCGGTACTCCTTAAGCAATAGCACACAAGCAAAGCTGCGACACCACTTTCACGTGCACCCTAGAAATGGGGAGGTGCGGGTAGCTGCTTCACTAGGTCCGCCTGAAACGCTGTTGGAGGCATATATCGAAGCGAGGGATGAAGGCACTTTCGCTCTAGCTAGCACCACCAAACTGCTGGTGGAAGTGACAGACGTGAATGACCATGCCCCCGAGGTGAACCTTCTGACTCTCTCCAGCCCAGTTTCTGAGGATGTCGCCCCTGGCACAGTGATTGCTCTCTTTAGTGTAAGGGATGAGGACCTCGGTCCCAATGGTAAGGTCATTTGTAGCATGTCCAGTAGAGGCCCTTTTAAGCTGAAGGCTTCCTTTGACAATTACTACAGTTTGCTGACTGATGGGCCCCTGGACCGGGAGCAGGTCAGCGAATACCAGATCCTGATCACCGCCTCAGATGGTGGCTCGCCCCCACTTAGCACCCGCAGGACACTGACTGTGTCAGTTGCTGATGTGAACGACAATGCACCAAGCTTTCCTCAACCACAACAGGAACTTGTTGTGGCTGAAAACAATGGCCCTGGAGCCTCCCTAGGCCGTGTGTTTGCCCAGGACCCTGACCTGGGGAAGAATGGCCTTGTCTGCTATGAACTGTTGGATATTATCGCTGAAGGGCAGACAGTATCTAGTTTGGTGGCTGTAGAAACATCAAGTGGGGCTATCACTGCCAAAATTTCCTTTGACTTTGAGCAGCTCAAGGGGTTTAGCTTTCAAGTGGAAGCCAGAGATGGTGGCATTCCTTCCAGAAGTGCAGCAGTGACTGTGAACTTGTTTGTGGTAGATAGGAACGACAATGCTCCAGTCATCTTGTTTCCCTTACCCAGAAATGGCTCTGTCCCAGTGGAAATTGTGCCCCGCTCTGCCAGAACTGGACACTTGATCACAAAAGTGGTAGCTGAGGATGCAGACAGTGGCTCCAATGCCTGGCTTTCCTACCACATCTCTCAGGCCTCTGACTCTAGCCTATTCAGAATCTCAGCCAATATGGGAGAGATCCGTACTGCTCGCTTAGTTCTTCCCACTGATGCCGTTAAACAAAGGGTGGTGGTAGTGGTTCGGGACCATGGAGACCCAtcactttcctcctctgtcacACTGTGTATGCTGTTGAGCAACTCTGTCCCTCAGGTCCTTCCAGACTTTGAAGATGCCTGGGAAATAGGGCACCTTTCCACCCAGAACCTGTATTTAGTAATTGCATTGGcttgcatttcctttttatttctggggTGCCTACTTTTCTTTGTGTGTATCAAGTTGAGCCAGAGCCCAGGTTGTTGCTCTCAGAGCTGCTGTCGCTCTCCAGAGGAGCTGAGGTATGGAAGGAAAACAGCTTCGAATCCTTGCATGACATCAGCCACAATAGATGTCACTACGGTTGAGAGACTTTCTCAGACCTATTTCTATCGGGTCTCTCTGGGACTTGGTTCTGATAATAACAGTTTGCTGTTGTGTGGGGAATACAGTGCTGCTGACCTGAGAAATGTGACCACTGGGGTAGGAATGAATTTGCCAATATCCTGTATTCAGATTCGGAATAGGAAAGGAGATCACGCAAATGTCAATGTCATGGTAAGCAAATTTTTTGGGATTTGATTCCCTTGACCAGGAAATGGCCACCTgctatgttcttttctttttctttttcgaTAAACAGTAGTATTTGTTAttatcagtaaataaaacaatgggAAAGGGTATGGAAGTCTTCAGAAGCCTTGAGAGTAATGCTGAAAAAGTGGGGGGAAGAACGGGTTGGAATAAGAGACTTAGAAAATGGGTAGATCAGGCTAGGACACTAACCCAGAGTTTCCTCCAATTTGACTGCTCATGTGATTCAaatgcttgttaaaaatacagatactaGGCACCGATCCAATTCTTGAGTCAGAATCTCCAGGGGCAGGCCTGGGCAACTGCATTTTAAGAAGCCCCTCCAATAAtccttttcaaaaagtttttatttttaattaccattgacatacaatattacattagtttcagatgtacaatatagtgactagacatttatataccttatgaagtcaTCCCCAaaagtctagtacccaactggcaccatacatagttattacaatattattgactatacgcGTATTCACTGTGCTGTACTTTGCTTCCCTGTGTGACTGTTTTTagaactggcaatttgtacttcttaattgctttttttaaaaaggatttttattaaaacatagctaacatacaattagtttcaggtgtactttatagttattcaacagtacccaccaaGCACTATAAAGTATGTTCTAAAATGTTTCTTAGATGAGCCTTTGGCAACATTTAATCCTTTGAGTTGAACACTCATGCTTTTTATACCCCCTGTGCTAAGAATTCTGGGAGTATAGAAGTATTAAAAGACTGTTCTTGGCCTTAAGGagattatagtttatttttgagaaacaagggtaagaaattcaaatgtattaaagaacaataaatgtaatatagcataaatgtctaaaattaaaaataataaagcaccaACGTTTCTGGCATGGATAATAAATGACCAGAAATGtctttaaataattctttttagGAATTCCTTTAAGGGATTTAAAGCAAATATCCCTTCAttcaaaaaaatagttttgagcAATGGATGTGTGTAAGGCATTCTGATACctagtgggaatgaaaaatacaTGAGTTTTGCATAATATATGCTTAATATCATGGAAGATGAGACATTTACTCAAACTTTACAACACATGATTTGAAATGATGATAAcctaaaacatgtaaaaataaattggaatggatatttaaagaaggaagagagaggatatGTGGGCTTGGAGGAGGGAATCAGGGAAAGCTTTGTGGTAGAGATGGCATTTGAATTGGATCTTGAATGATAgacaatttaataaaatgcagCATATTTTCTAGTCTATACTTTACATGAAAACCACTTGGCAAAAAAAGTCTGTTTTGAGACTAACACTTCACAACATAGCTAATAGCTCCATGCAGTGTTTGTAAGTACATCAAAACTATATGCATGTCTGAGAATACCTATTTGTACTCATAGACAATAACACTATTGTGTATAGGACTTGACAACCTTTAGTGTGTTTGAATTGTTtcacaaagaagaaagatgacTAATTGTTATGTCAGAAACATGGGTGTGTGCGAAAGTGCACTTACTATTCAAAGTCCATTCAACttggatttaatatttttattattttagaagcCAATATACTTAGACATAATAAATACCATATTTGAGAGAAATGTGtctaataaaagttaaattattcaAATACTTCAGTTTAACCATAGTGGCTGTTGGcatttcaaaacttttttaatAGAATGGGAGCAACTGGGACAGCAATTTTACAATGTTACTTTTGGACTTTTCATAGCAATTGTGGATAGAAGGGAAGTAGATGTACAGAAATTAAGGAAGGCAATGGAAGATTCCCTGTTTTAGTATTCCAAGTAATAAGGGGACAAAGGGGTTatgttattttttccaaataatgatGTTAAAGAAGATTTACATCCATgataattttgcatatttaataTTCACACATGATGTAATAGAAACCAGTATATATGATATGATTAGTAagtacttgctgaatgaatgaaatacatttgTGCATATATGAATTGGAGGGTAACACTGTTCAACATAGAGGGAAAAACattaacttttctgtttttcatttgtatataaaGTTAACAGTTTAAGGGTCATTCTCTAATGCATTATTTCAgtggttattttcttcttcatgctGTATAATAATGTAAACAACGTAACAGGGATTTTCTGGGCCTAGAGCTAGCATGAAAAACCTCAATGCTGTTCTGGGGCTAAAGATGAGTCTAGTTCCTGTGATAAAGTGATTAGTAGGGAT
This Rhinolophus sinicus isolate RSC01 linkage group LG10, ASM3656204v1, whole genome shotgun sequence DNA region includes the following protein-coding sequences:
- the LOC109451776 gene encoding protocadherin alpha-C1 isoform X2, coding for MLAGRMVGWWVAVLCLWVSCGSAAGQLEYSVLEETQRGVAIGNVTADLQLSIAALSLRNFRLLSSHNKPYFGVDLASGSLIVREPADREWLCGAKAACVLTYELVLEDPLELHKMLVHVLDANDNSPLFPAGDVQLHIPEFLMPGARFTLPNAQDADEGSNGMLSYSLNPSQHFRLDMGSRVDGSQYPELVLEKALDREERATHRLVLTARDGGQPARSGDAQVAIIVVDTNDNAPVFERTVYRTKVPETAPNGTVLFRVQASDPDEGSNGEIRYSLSNSTQAKLRHHFHVHPRNGEVRVAASLGPPETLLEAYIEARDEGTFALASTTKLLVEVTDVNDHAPEVNLLTLSSPVSEDVAPGTVIALFSVRDEDLGPNGKVICSMSSRGPFKLKASFDNYYSLLTDGPLDREQVSEYQILITASDGGSPPLSTRRTLTVSVADVNDNAPSFPQPQQELVVAENNGPGASLGRVFAQDPDLGKNGLVCYELLDIIAEGQTVSSLVAVETSSGAITAKISFDFEQLKGFSFQVEARDGGIPSRSAAVTVNLFVVDRNDNAPVILFPLPRNGSVPVEIVPRSARTGHLITKVVAEDADSGSNAWLSYHISQASDSSLFRISANMGEIRTARLVLPTDAVKQRVVVVVRDHGDPSLSSSVTLCMLLSNSVPQVLPDFEDAWEIGHLSTQNLYLVIALACISFLFLGCLLFFVCIKLSQSPGCCSQSCCRSPEELRYGRKTASNPCMTSATIDVTTVERLSQTYFYRVSLGLGSDNNSLLLCGEYSAADLRNVTTGVGMNLPISCIQIRNRKGDHANVNVMPRQPNPDWRYSASLRAGMHSSVHLEEAGILRAGPGGPDQQWPTVSSATPEPEAGEVSPPVGAGVNSNSWTFKYGPGNPKQSGPGELPDKFIIPGSPAIISIRQEPTNSQIDKSDFITFGKKEETKKKKKKKKGNKTQEKKEKGNSTTDNSDQ